DNA from Pelobacter propionicus DSM 2379:
TGCTATTAGACATAATGTCTGTCGGGGGGCGACCTCAGGGGTCGGGCTTGCTTTGTTGTTTAAACTGTATATACGCCCCCCATGGCCCGCAAACAAAGCATACACTATTGGTGAAAAAGCACTTGGTTCCAGACAACGGGGCAGAGAAGTTACTGAAGCCCGCACCCTGACAGCCTGGGCGGTCTCGGAGTTTTCCGACGCAACCATCAGGGAAACACAGGGATCAGGGAAACACAGGGGTCAGAGCTCAACACTTGACATACTGTTACGACCCGGAAGCTGCCCGAGAGGCGCTTGCCGACAAAATGGAAGAGGAAATCAAGCCGTTTCAGCGGGCGGCATGATCGAATAAAGAGGGATCGAGAGGCAGACCTGCGTAATTGCTTTACCAAATGCGGAGCTCTGACCCCTCAGCATGCTTACTCCGCGCTTACAGCAAATATATTACAAAACCCCAGAGGGTCCCCTCATGGCCAATCACCCCGCCTCCAAAAACACTGCTCGACATATGTACAGAAAATGGGTTCTGTTTGTGCGCAAACTGGGCTTCCCGCTGAAGATCACGCCACATATCCCAACCGCTTGCATAACGGGCAGTGTGGGAAAAACAACGACGTGCCGAATGGTTGCATCTATTTTGCGGGAAACGGGCAAAACGGTCGCACTGAGCACGACTCTCGGTACATATGTGGGAGACAGTCCTCGGTGTATCGGCGATTCTTCAAATGGCCGCCGCGGCAGTCGGTTGTTGGCAGAGCGCCAAGTTGACGCAGGGGTGTTTGAAATTGCACGAGGCGGTCTCATTAATGAGGGAATGTTGTTTTCCAACTACGATATCGGCGCGCTGCTGAATGTTTACGACAACCACATCGGCCTGAAGGGGGTTGAGTCTCGGGCCGATCTGGCCAAAGTAAAAAAACAGGTGGTGGTCAATGCCCGGAAAATGGCCATTTTGAACGCGGACGACCCTTTGTGTCTTGGGGTAAAGAAGGACATTCGTGCCGCGCGCACATGTCTGATCACGATGACTGCTGAGAGCCCCGTTGTGCGCGATCACATGTCCAGGGGGGGCGTAGCTGTTCGTCAGGAAGGCAACGGGGCAGAGGCGATGATCAGGTTGTACGAGGGCAACAAAATGGTCCTCTCCATGGCAGCTCTGGATATTCCTGCCAGTTGGGGAGGTCGATATCGGCCAGCAATCAACAATGCCATGTTTGCTGCAGCCATTACGTATGGGCTGGATGTTTCTACACAATCCATACGAGCGGGCTTGCGTAGCTTTCAGTCAGATGAGGTCAGCAACCCAGGCAGAATGAATTTTTATGACCATCTACCCTGCGGTTTGCTGATTACCTGGGCAGACGGCCCGGAGGCGGCCTGCGAAATTGCCGATTTTGTGTCCCTCCATACCATTTCAGGGAAAAAGCATCTGATGCTCGCGGCTATGGGAAATCGCCCGGATGCTTTCATCGTGGAGACGGCGCTGGCGTTTTCGGGCAGATTTGACAGCTACATCAGCACCGACTGGGAAGACTTGCGTGGGCGTGCGCCTGGGGAAGTTGCCGGGCTTCTGGCCAGCGGGTTCAAAAATGGCGGGGTCGATCAAAGCAGGATAGAAATCGCCACGTCGTATGATGATGGCTTGTCACGTGCATTTGCCAAGCCGTCTCAGGGGGACTTGCTCGTCATTGTGAGTTTCAGCGGCTGGAGGGCAAAAGAACAGGGCTTGTTCAAAAGCAAAAACATCCCATGAACGAGACATCGCACAAGGAGGCAGAAGCCATGGGAAGATCAGCTTCAGGTGCCGTGACGGCACTTATCACGATTGCCCTGCTCGCGGCTTTCGGCTGCGACGGCAATCAGAACACGACCCTGGCAGCGGCGGGCGACGGGCCGGCCCTGACCCGCACGCTGCTTTTGTCCGGGCTGGAAAAACCCTGGGATCTGGCCTTCACCCCCGACGGCGCCCTGCTGTTCACGGAGAAGTGCCGCGGGCTCTCGGCGCGACGTGCGGACGGCAGCGTGAAGCGACTGTTCGGCACAAAGGGCTCGGCCCTGGTGGCCGATGATCTCTTCTGCAGCGGCCAGAGCGGCATGAACGGGGTGGCCGTGGATCCGGACTTCACCCGCAACCGCTATGTCTACGTCTACATGGCATCCAGACTGAGCAACCCGGCGACGAACCGCGTCGTACGCCTGCGGGTGGATCGGGGTTATACCAGCGTGGGCAACCGCAGGGACATCGTCAGCGACATCCCCTTCAAGCACAGGGCCAACCGCTGGGGCGGTCCCGGAACCCACAGCGGTGGCCGCATCCGCTTCAGCCCAACTGACCGGTTCCTCTACGTCACCACGGGCGACAACCACAACGGCCCGCTCCCCCAGGACCTGACCCGACTGGGGGGCAAGACCCTGCGCATAGACCGCGACGGCAGAGCAGCGCCCGGCAATGCTACACCGGCTAAGGGCGATGGACGCATCTTCACCTGGGGACACCGCAACGTGCAGGGGATCGCCTTCCGTCCCGTCAGCGGCCAGCCATTTGCCTGCGAGCACGGCCCGGGACACAGCGACGAGGTAACGCCGCTCATCGCCGGGGGCAACGGCGGATGGGACCCGAAGCCCGGGCCGGGCGTTGCCTGCGAGGATGACTACTGCGGCTACGTCTCCAACAGGGCGGACGGCAGGCCGACGCCGATGACCGACCTGGACCGGTTCCCCGCGGCGCTCCCTCCCTCCTGGAACAACGGCGGCAGATCACAGGGGATGAGCCCCTGCGTCTTCCTGAGCGGCCCCCAGTGGAAGGGGTGGGACGGCCGGCTGGCGGTGGGCTTTTTGCGCGGCAAACGCATCGAGATGCTGCAGCTTGACAGGACGGGCAGGACTATTGCAACATCGACCGTCCCCGACATCCCGGCCGAGCGCATCCGCACGCTGGTCCAGGGGCCGGACAACGCTCTGTACGTATCCACCGACGGCGGAGAAATCTGGAAACTCACCCCGCGCCCCTGACCGCTTGAAGACAGGGGCTGTACGCTCGGCGTTAGCCTTCAAGGCGCACGGGTGGTAAGCGGTCACGCAGTCGAGTCCGATCCGATGAAATGCCGTACGGCTTTCTTTGATTTCATTTGATTAACCCTGCGTAATCAAGTAAAGTACCACCTCAATTCAGCCAGCGGCAGGAATCATCCGCCGCTGTTACCTCGCCCTGTTGCGCAACCAGGTGAAGTTTGGCCACTCGTGCAAGGTGAACGCACCTGCCGAGAAAGCACTCTCCCCTCACCTCTTCGACGATGGCGCACCGAACCTGAACGAGTGAGGGGGTGAGATGATGGAGTCAGATGAATGATTGTCGGTATCATCCCTGGAAATACGAGGCGTTCCCGTTGGCTCTGGCCGGCAGGGGCGTTTTTTTTGGCTCTGCTTCTGGCTGTACTGGCGTGGAACCGTACCCCTGATCCTCCCAAAGCCGACCCGCTGACCATGGCGGAGAGGGCCTGGCTGAAGGCTCATCCTGTCATCCGACTGGCGCCTGATCCGGATTTTCCTCCGGTGGAATATTTCGACAAGGACGGCAGGTACAGCGGCATAACCTCAGATTACCTGGCGCTTTTGGAAAAGAAGCTCGGCATACGCTTCGAGATCGTCCGCCTGCGTAACTGGGACGAGATCATCGGCAGTGCCAAACGCCGGCAGATCGACGCCTTTGTGGCCAGCACTACCCCGCAACGATCCGCATACACGCTGTCCACCACGCCTTTCCTGGAGTATCCCGCCGTAATCATTGCCCGCGAAAAGGTCAAGGGGCCGCTCACCCTGGAATCTCTCGGCGGGATGAGGGTGTCGGCGGTTTCGGAATATGCGACCCATGATTTCATCGCCGCTCATTATCCGAAATTGTTGCTGGATCCGGTCCCGGATATCAGGACCGGACTGCGGAAAGTGTCCTTCGGCCTGAGCGACGCTTTTGTGGAGAATCTGGCCACCGCCAGCTATTACATCGAACGAGAGGGAATCAGTAACCTGCGCATAGCCGGCGACTCCGGATATGTGTACAGAATGGGATTCTGCTCGCGGAACGACTGGCCGGAACTGAACCGCATCCTGGAGAAAGGAGTTGCCGGAATCAGTGCCGAGGAGAAGAGAGCCATTTATAACAAATGGATTCCCCTGGAGCACAGATCACTGTTCAGCAGCAGGAAATTCCAGATCGGCCTCCTGGTTGTTTGTGCGGCGATTCTCGCGATTGTCGTCGGAGTCATTGCCGTGAACAGGGCACTTGCGCGGCAGGTCAGGCTGAGGACGGGGGAACTGGAAAGCGAACTGGCCCGGCGCAGACGCATGGAAGAAGAGCTGCGCCGCGCGCGGGAAGAACTGGAGAAGCGGGTCGAAGACAGGACGGTGGAGGTGCGAAACGCCAACGAATTGCTGGAACGCGAGATCACCGTGCGCAGGCGGAACGAAAGCGTCATCATGGCACGATTGCGCCTGCTCCAGTTCGCCGGTACCCACACCCAGGACGAACTGCTGGAGGCCACCCTGGACGAGGCCGAGGCGTTGACCGGAAGCGTGATCGGTTTTTACGTGCTCGTCCTGGATGATCAGAAAACACTGTCGCTTCAGAACTGGTCCACCAGGACCAAGAGGGATTACTGCAAGGCGGAAGGGAAAGGGCTGCACTACGACATCGCGCAGGCCGGGGTCTGGACGGATTGCATCCACCAGCGCCGGCCGGTCATCCACAACGACTACGGCTCCCTCTCCCATCGCAAGGGGTTGCCGTCGGGACACGCTCCCCTGGCCAGGGAACTGGTGGTGCCGGTCTTCCGCGGTGAAAACATTGTGGCGATTCTTGCCGTGGGCAACAAACCGACCGACTATACCCCCCTGGACGTTGAAGCGGTTGTCCTGCTGGCCGATCTCGCCTGGGAAATCACCGAGCAAAAGAGGATGGAGAAAGAGCTGCTCCTGTCCCATTTCTGTATCGACGGGGCAGCCATCGGCATCTACCACACCACACCCGAAGGAACTATCCTGAACGCCAACGATTTCGCC
Protein-coding regions in this window:
- a CDS encoding Mur ligase family protein, which gives rise to MANHPASKNTARHMYRKWVLFVRKLGFPLKITPHIPTACITGSVGKTTTCRMVASILRETGKTVALSTTLGTYVGDSPRCIGDSSNGRRGSRLLAERQVDAGVFEIARGGLINEGMLFSNYDIGALLNVYDNHIGLKGVESRADLAKVKKQVVVNARKMAILNADDPLCLGVKKDIRAARTCLITMTAESPVVRDHMSRGGVAVRQEGNGAEAMIRLYEGNKMVLSMAALDIPASWGGRYRPAINNAMFAAAITYGLDVSTQSIRAGLRSFQSDEVSNPGRMNFYDHLPCGLLITWADGPEAACEIADFVSLHTISGKKHLMLAAMGNRPDAFIVETALAFSGRFDSYISTDWEDLRGRAPGEVAGLLASGFKNGGVDQSRIEIATSYDDGLSRAFAKPSQGDLLVIVSFSGWRAKEQGLFKSKNIP
- a CDS encoding PQQ-dependent sugar dehydrogenase is translated as MGRSASGAVTALITIALLAAFGCDGNQNTTLAAAGDGPALTRTLLLSGLEKPWDLAFTPDGALLFTEKCRGLSARRADGSVKRLFGTKGSALVADDLFCSGQSGMNGVAVDPDFTRNRYVYVYMASRLSNPATNRVVRLRVDRGYTSVGNRRDIVSDIPFKHRANRWGGPGTHSGGRIRFSPTDRFLYVTTGDNHNGPLPQDLTRLGGKTLRIDRDGRAAPGNATPAKGDGRIFTWGHRNVQGIAFRPVSGQPFACEHGPGHSDEVTPLIAGGNGGWDPKPGPGVACEDDYCGYVSNRADGRPTPMTDLDRFPAALPPSWNNGGRSQGMSPCVFLSGPQWKGWDGRLAVGFLRGKRIEMLQLDRTGRTIATSTVPDIPAERIRTLVQGPDNALYVSTDGGEIWKLTPRP